The Pseudomonas benzenivorans region GTCAGCGACGGGCGTAGCGCGAGAGGAGAAGGAGTGCTGATGCTGCGGGTGCGTCCGAACGGCACCAAGGAGTTTTACTTCCAGCGGCGCCAGGCCGACAGGAAGATCAAGACCAAGCTCGGCACCTGGCCCTCACTCAGCTTGACCGAGGCTAGGGACAGGTGCCGAGAGGAAAAGGAGGTACGGCTCTCCGTCGGTACCTTCGGCGATCTCATCGATGCCTATGCGGCCAAGCTCAAGGTCGAGGGCGCTGCCAGCGCCAAGCACGTCGAGTGGTCATTCAAGCACTACGTCAGCGAACCTTTCCCCAATCTAGTGACGCGCCCCGCTGTGATGATCGGACCGGCCGAGATCCGCGACATCCTGGCGAAGATGATCGCCAACGGCGTGACCACCCAAACCAACCGCCTACGTTCGCGCCTGCATGCCGCATTTCAGTTCGCCATGCGCCAGGAATACAACCCGCGTAGCTATCTGAAGGACGACGTGCGTTTCGGGTTGCACAGTAACCCGGTGGCCAGCATCCCGGTGCAAGCCGACTGGGAACAGCCGGGCGATCGTGCGCTGTCGGTCAAAGAGCTGGCGACATTGTGGAACCTGCTGCCCGAACACCTCTCCATTACCACGGCCGAGCTGCTGAAGTTTCTGATCGCCGCTGGCGGTCAGCGGCCGGAGCAGTTGCTGCAGTCCGAGCGCACGCTATATCAGGCTGACCATTTCACTATTCGTAGCAAGAAGGGAGTCGAGGGGGAGCGCACTCTGCACGTGGTGCCGCTGAACAAGCTGATGAAAGAGAGCCTCAAGGTCATGGATGCGATCAGTGAGACAAGTGCCTATCCGTTCCAGGGCAAGGTTGAGGGGCAGCCGCTCAATGTGCAGTCGCTGTCGCGCGCGGTGACCAAACTCTACGGCCGACACACCGATAAGTTCGACGCACCGTTCACCCTTCGCGATCTGCGTCGCACCTGCAAGACGCTGATGGGGTTGGCTGGACTGGATAAGCAATTGCGGGACCGAATCCAGGGGCATGCATTCAATGACGTGTCTGCTAAGCACTATGACCGTTACGACTACTTCAAGGAGAAGAAGCGCGGTTTGGATCGATGGGCCAGCTGGCTGGAAAAGAACGTGATCGGCCCGAAAAGCTGAGGGCCGCTTACGCGGCCCCCTGAGGTTTCCATTCAGTCGGACTCTGCTGCCAGCGGACCACTTCCGAAGCTCGCCAACCGACCCGTCCAGGGGTGATGGGTACCGGACTCGGGAAGCGCTTGGCCTTCACCTCCCGCCACAGCGTCGAGCGCGCCAGGCTGGTGACTTCCAGTACTTCGGCCTCGCGTAGGAACCTATCCAACCCGCCTGCGACCGAGGATGACTCGACCTGTCGACTGGCAGGTGCAACCGCTTGCCCACCGCACTGTGTCATCAGCAAATTGCTCGTCTTCATTGCTCCATGCCGTCCCACCATTCCAGAGGTTTCAGGTTATGGGCAGCGATTCGAGTGGCAAACCACTTGCGTCGTAGATGGGCGTAGCAGCCGCTGCTGGAATGGAGGTGGCTCAGGAGCGCCAGGAGCGCTTTTGAGGGCCACCATAATCTTTTTCTGACGGAGCTCGAAACCAGCGGCGCATCCTGGGGGTGGTTTACAAAAATAAGAAAATGCTCAACCAAAGTGACTATTTTTTTATATTTTTAAACCTGGTTCTTGTATGTGGTTTATGAAACATGTATTTCGATCACTATGAGTGCGCAAAAATCTGAAAAGCTAAACTCCTTGCTGGCTGGGCTCGGCGACAGCGACCTGGTCTCCAGTGGCTGGTTGAGGGCTCATGGCTATAGCAGCAGCCTGGTAGCGCGATACATCGCGAGTGGCTGGCTGGAGTCACCTGCACGCGGCGTCTATCAGCGACGAGGCGGACGACTCACTTGGCCTGCCGTCGTGAGGGCGCTGCAAGAAGGAGAGCGATTACCGCTGCATATTGGCGGGCGCTTTGCCCTGGCCTGGCATGGGCACGAGCATTACCTGCGACTGGGCGAGAGTGAGACCGTCACTTTATATGGCCCTGGAAGCCTCCCCGCGTGGGCGGGAAAGCTTCCGCTGAAGGCTGAAGTGGTGCTGTGCGGCAAGAGCCCGTTCAACCTGACGGTGTTGTCATTCAAGGCCGATATGACTGACGAAGCCCTTCGAAATCTAGGGCTTGAGTGGATAGAGGCCGATGGCGATCGTGGCCGTATTGTCATCGCAACGCCTGAGCGCGCGCTTCTCGAGCTTTGCGACGGCGTGTCAGACGCATCGCTCGTTTACGAAGTTGATGCGCTCATGCAGGGTGCTGACACCCTTCGTCCCCAGAGGGTAAGCATGCTGCTGCGCCACTGCACCAGCATAAAAGCCAAGCGCTTGTTCCTGGCATTAGCAGAGCGTCACCAGCATGCGTGGATGGACCATGTCTCGCTGGAGGACGTATATCTCGGGAAGGGAAAGCGCTGCCTGGTTCCCGATGGTCATTTGAACTCCACCTACCTAATAACCTTGCCGGCGGATTTGGATGAGCACTTGGGATAGACGTTACACCGACCGCGTCCAGTTGCTGGTGGATATTCTGCCGAGCTTGGCAAAGGAATCGCGCTTTGCTCTCAAGGGCGGTACCGCGATCAACCTGTTCGAGCATGACTTGCCCAGGCTGTCCGTGGACATTGACCTGACCTGGCTACCGACGCAGGAGTATGCGCTGGATGCCAGCCAGATTTCCGATGCGTTAGCAGGACTGGCGGCGGTGCTTGGCTCTGCGCCATTAAGGCTACAAGTGCAAACATCTGCGCCCGAGAAAGGTGGCCTCATAAACCGGCTGATAGTGACTCGTGGTCGAGCCCGGGTGCAGATTGAAACGACCCCGGTTATGCGTGGTTCTGTGCATCCAATACGGACGATGGTCGTTCAGCGGCAGGTTCAGGAAACCTTTGGCTTTGCCTCGATCCAGGTGCTCGACTTTGCGGACTTGTACGCGGGGAAAATGGCAGCCGCATTGTCGAGGCAGCACCCGCGCGACCTCTTCGATATTGGTTTGCTCCTGGAGGACCCGCGCACAGACGAGCGACTGTGGCGAACCTTCCTGATCTACATGACCTGTAGTCCGAAACCCGCCTGGGAGATGCTGGTTCCAAATGAGCCCAAGGAGTTCGCCGCGATCTACGAGGCCCATTTCCGCGGGATGACTGCTGTACCAGTCAGTGCAGAGATACTGCTGGAATACCGTGCCAGGCTTCTTCGGCGGATAGCCGGATGGCTTACGCCGCAGTCGAGGGCATTTCTGGAGTCTATCGAGGCGGAAAGTCCAGACTTCAACTTGATCAATCTGCCGCAGGCAGCCGATCTCCCGGCGGTGAAGCGAAAGCTGCAAAACCTTGCGTCACGATCAGCTTCAAAACGATCCGCCGACCTCGCCCAGCTATTAGATGCATTCGAGAAGATCGGGCGCGGATAGTGTCAGCTGCTTACACCGGGATTGGCTCTCCTGAACGCCCGATCCCTGGCCATGAAGGCCTCCAGCATGTGCGGAATGAGCGTCAGGGCATCGACCTCTTCGCCATAGGTTCGCGAGTGCAGCGCCGCGTAGCGCTCGAGGTCGGCCTTCAGGCTGGCGGGGCAAGTGAAGGTCAGCTTCAGGCTCTCGATTTTCGGCAAAGGGCCGAGGCGCAGCTTGGGCGTGCTCATTGCGGGTTCCTTTGTTGAGTGGAGAAGGACTGGTAGGGGCGCAGGGCCAGGTCGCGGTTGACGATCACCCGTAGGGGCAAGCCGGGGCGCTGGGTCAGCGTGGGTTGGATATCGAGATTGCGGCGGGTGACCTCCTGGCCGATCTGGTTCACCGTGTCCTGCAGGCTGTCGCGTCCGGCGATGATGATGCGGTCGCCGTCGGTGCGACTGGTCGGTGCCGCCAGCTCGGCACCGATGCCCAGCAGGCTGGTCATGGCCGCGCCGGCGACGAGTCGATCCCAGTGCCAGTCGACGCCATCCTCCAGGCCTGCGTAACCGGCGGTGTCGCTGCCGACCAGGTTGTCGAGCTGGAAGGAGGAGGTGTCCGGCAGGATCACCCGCTGCCACACCACCTGCACACGACTCTGCCCGTAGCTCACCTGGCTGTTGTAGCGCCCGAGCAGGCGCGAGCCCTGGGGGATCAGCACATGTTGGCCGGTGGCGCTGTCATAGACCGGCTCTGTCACCGTGGCGATGACATCGCCGGGCAGGTCCGACTTGATGCCGGTGACCAGCGCCGCCGCAATGACGGTGCCGGCCATCACCTGGTAGGGCGACTCGGGCATTTGCAGAGATCCTGAATTACGGATTTGTGCATTTACGGATTTACTGAGAAACGCCTCGTTCCGCTCCTGCTGGGTTGGTGTTCCTGCAGTTGCGGCTACCGCGCCTGACGAGGCCATACCCGGGATAATGGGATCGGGTTGGGCGCCGCCGCCGGATGCGACGTTCGACTTCCGTGCACTGCCGGTCTGGAAGAACACCGAAGACAACGCCGCCTCCTCAGTCTCCTTGAGCCTGGCCATGCGTTCGGCCTCGGCCGGGTCGGGACCGGCTTGACGGTAGTCGTAACCCTGCACCTGCTGTTCGGCCCTGAGGATCGGGCCGCCCAGGTCGCCGGGCAGCGGTGGGCCCAGCTGCGGTATTTCCGGCGCGGCCGGTGGCGGCAACTGCGAGTAGTCCGCCGGCAACTGCTCCAGGCCCTCGGAGCGCGCCACTCGGTCGACGTTGTACAGCTCCTGTGGCGCCGTGCCCTGGCGGCGCGGCTGCGGTTGCAGCGACCAGAGCAGGGCGCCGAGCACCGCAGCGGCCAAGCCGCCGGCGAGCAGCGCCAGCATGCGCGGATTGAGGCGAGTGACCGGGCGCGGTTGCGCACGCAGCTCCAGCGCCTCCGGTGCCTCCTTGGGATGCGGCTCCGATCCCCCGATTTGGATGTCCTGCGTAGTGCTCATGTTCAGTGTCTCCGTGCCACGCCATCGGTACGCTCGATCCGCACCACGTCGCCTTTGTCGGCGCCCAGGCGCAACTCGGCCGCACCGAACAGCCGGTCGACGATGTAGTAGGGCGAGCGGAAGCGGTAGTTGACCAGTTGCCCGTCGCCCTGCGGGCCGACCACGAACAGCGGCGGTAACTCACCCTGGGCGATGCCGGCCGGGAACTGGATATACACCTTGCGGCCGTCGTCGAAGGCGCGTAGCGGCTGCCACGGCGGATTGCTGCCACTGATCGCATAACGAAAACGCAGCTGTTCCAACGTCAGGCCGGCATCCACCGGCGCGGCCGCCTGGGCGGCGCTGGCGCGGCGCTGCAGGGCGAGCAGGCGGTCTTTGGGGTAGTCCCAGGACGCCGAGGCCATCCAGGCTTTCTCGGTGGAGGTCAGCTCGATCAGGTAGGTGCGCCGCGTGGTGGTGATGACCAGATTGGTCTTGAGATCGACCCGGGTCGGCTTGACTAGTACGCTGACCCGCAACGCCTCGCCGCTGCCGCTGGAGGTGTCGCCGACGATCCAGCGCACGGTGTCGCCGGCGGCCACGGTGACCAGCTCCTCGCCGGCCTGCAGGTTGATCGCGGTGACCCGGCCCGGACTGGTGTACAGCTGATACAGAGCGCCCTCCGAGTAGGGCCAGACCTGGATGGCGTTGACGTAGCCCTCCCGAGTCGGCGCGACCCGCGCGTCGCGGTTGGCCCGGGAGACGCGCACGCGCTCATCGGCCGGCTCCTGGACCGGCTTTCCCGCCTGGGGATCCGGCAGCGGCTTGAGCTGCGCCGGCAGGGCCAGGGGCTTGGGTACGGCCACCACCTCGATGGGCGTGGGCGGCTCCGGCAGGGGCTGTGCCTGAACAGGTTCGTCCAGGGCGATCACCGGCGGCTCGTGGCTGGCGCAGCCGGCCAGCAGGGCCAGTAGAAGAGGGGAGGCGTAGCGGTAGGCTGAGGTTTTCATGGCGTTTGCGCTCCTTGCGTAGTGTCCAGCTCACGGCTCCAGGACAAGCCGTTGACGTAGATTCCCAGCGGGTTGCGGCGCAGCTTCTCCTCGGTGCGCGGTGGCTGCAGCACCAGGGCGATCAGCGCCGTCCAGCGCTCCAGGCCGGCGGCCGCACCGTTGACGAAACGGCGCTCGATCCAGCGCACCTGGAACGAGCTGTCGCTGGCCCGCACCACGCTGGTGACCTCGACCGTCACCGACTCCTTGCCGACCCGGGCGAAAGGATCGTGGGTGCGGGCGTAGTCGTTGAGGGTGGCGGCGCCGCGGTCGGTGGTGAAGTGATAGGCCTCCAGCCAGTTCTGCCGCACCACCACCGGGTCGATGGACAGGCCGCGCACCAGCTCGATGAAGCGCGCCAGGTGGTGGGCGATCTGCGCATCCTGGGGCTGGTAGGGGCTGGCCGCCTCGCCAACGGCGCGCACCTGGCCGAGCTGGTCGACCTCCACCACATAGGGCGTGACCGTCGACTGGGCCGCGTGCCAGAGCAGCCCGCCGGCCATCAGCAGGGCCAGGCCCAGGCAGCCGAAGGCCATAAGCCGCCAGTTGCGCGCCTGCGCCAGGCTGCTGCCCAGGCGTCGATCCCAGACCTGGGCCGCCGCCTGGTAGGGCGTAGTCGGTTGCGGGCTGTCGCCGTAGCGCACCCGTGGACGTTTGAATCTCATCCTCGTTCTCCTTTACGTGTTCGAGGGGTCGCGCACCTGCGGCCCGGGGGATGAGCCACCGCCATCTCCACCGCGCAGGCTGTGGGCGACGGTGGTGGCGGCTTGGTTGAGCTGTTGTTTGCGCTGCAGGCGCCTGGCCCAGTCGGGCGGCTTGTTGGGGGCAGTCGATGGACCGGCAGACGCCGTTACACTGGCGCCAGTTGCAGCAGGCGCTGCCGCATCTGGCGTCATACCCGCGGCCAGGGGCTTGGCGCCGCCCATGGCCAGACGCGACGCAGCGGGGGCCATACGGGCGCCGGCCAGCACGGCGCCGCCGACGCCCGCCGCCACCGCGGTGGCGCCCGCGGCCATGCCGGTAGCCGCGAGGGCGGTACCGGCCGCGGCACCGGCTCCGAGTTGCGGTGCGCCGGAGACCAGGCCAGTGGCGATGCCCGGGCCGAAGATGCCCAGGCCGAGCAACGCCAGGGCGGCGAGCATGACCGCCAGGGCGTGGTCGATGGAGGGTTCGTCCGGCAGTGTCTGGAACTCGGCGAACAGCCCGCTGCCGATGCCGACGATCACCGCCAGAACCAACACCTTGATGCCGGAGGCCACCACGTTGCCCAGCACCTTCTCGGCGAGGAAGGCGGTCTTGTTCCACAGGGCGAAGGGCACCAGAACGAAGCCGGCCAGCGTGGTCAGCTTGAACTCGACCAGGGTGACGAACAGCTGAATGGCCAGGAAGAAGAAACTGACGATCACCACCAGCCAGGCCAGGAACAGCACCAGGATGCTGTGCAAGTTTTCGAAGACTTCCGGAAATCCGCTGAGCATGCTGATCTGCTCGAGCAGCGGGGCTCCGGCATCGATGCCGATAGCGGCCAGCCGTCCTGGTTTCAGGAATTCGGCGGGGCTTAGCGCGGATCCTGCCGCCAGTAACCCTAATCCGGCGAAGGAGTGGAAGATGATCTTCGCCAGTGCGTTGAAGTTGCCGATGAGGAAGGCGAAGGCGCCGACGTAGAGGGTCTTCTTGATCAGCCGGGTGCTGACGTCCTCGCCGCCCATGGCCCAGAACAGCCCGGCCAGGGTCATGTCGATGGCCACCAGGGTCAGGCTGAGAAAGGCCACCTCGCCGCCGAGCAGGCCGAAGCCCGAGTCGATGTACTGACCGAACACCGCGAGGAAGCGGTCGATCACGCTGACGTCGTTCATGGCACGGCCTCGTCGAAACTCGGCGGAATGGCCGGCAACTCCGCGGCGCGGCGAAACTCACCCGGTCGCGCGCAGCCGGAGTAGAAGCGCTC contains the following coding sequences:
- a CDS encoding tyrosine-type recombinase/integrase, whose product is MLTEKQIRALKPAEKEFTVSDGRSARGEGVLMLRVRPNGTKEFYFQRRQADRKIKTKLGTWPSLSLTEARDRCREEKEVRLSVGTFGDLIDAYAAKLKVEGAASAKHVEWSFKHYVSEPFPNLVTRPAVMIGPAEIRDILAKMIANGVTTQTNRLRSRLHAAFQFAMRQEYNPRSYLKDDVRFGLHSNPVASIPVQADWEQPGDRALSVKELATLWNLLPEHLSITTAELLKFLIAAGGQRPEQLLQSERTLYQADHFTIRSKKGVEGERTLHVVPLNKLMKESLKVMDAISETSAYPFQGKVEGQPLNVQSLSRAVTKLYGRHTDKFDAPFTLRDLRRTCKTLMGLAGLDKQLRDRIQGHAFNDVSAKHYDRYDYFKEKKRGLDRWASWLEKNVIGPKS
- a CDS encoding helix-turn-helix transcriptional regulator: MVGRHGAMKTSNLLMTQCGGQAVAPASRQVESSSVAGGLDRFLREAEVLEVTSLARSTLWREVKAKRFPSPVPITPGRVGWRASEVVRWQQSPTEWKPQGAA
- a CDS encoding type IV toxin-antitoxin system AbiEi family antitoxin domain-containing protein, which produces MSAQKSEKLNSLLAGLGDSDLVSSGWLRAHGYSSSLVARYIASGWLESPARGVYQRRGGRLTWPAVVRALQEGERLPLHIGGRFALAWHGHEHYLRLGESETVTLYGPGSLPAWAGKLPLKAEVVLCGKSPFNLTVLSFKADMTDEALRNLGLEWIEADGDRGRIVIATPERALLELCDGVSDASLVYEVDALMQGADTLRPQRVSMLLRHCTSIKAKRLFLALAERHQHAWMDHVSLEDVYLGKGKRCLVPDGHLNSTYLITLPADLDEHLG
- a CDS encoding nucleotidyl transferase AbiEii/AbiGii toxin family protein, encoding MSTWDRRYTDRVQLLVDILPSLAKESRFALKGGTAINLFEHDLPRLSVDIDLTWLPTQEYALDASQISDALAGLAAVLGSAPLRLQVQTSAPEKGGLINRLIVTRGRARVQIETTPVMRGSVHPIRTMVVQRQVQETFGFASIQVLDFADLYAGKMAAALSRQHPRDLFDIGLLLEDPRTDERLWRTFLIYMTCSPKPAWEMLVPNEPKEFAAIYEAHFRGMTAVPVSAEILLEYRARLLRRIAGWLTPQSRAFLESIEAESPDFNLINLPQAADLPAVKRKLQNLASRSASKRSADLAQLLDAFEKIGRG
- a CDS encoding DUF2274 domain-containing protein, translated to MSTPKLRLGPLPKIESLKLTFTCPASLKADLERYAALHSRTYGEEVDALTLIPHMLEAFMARDRAFRRANPGVSS
- a CDS encoding TrbI/VirB10 family protein; its protein translation is MSTTQDIQIGGSEPHPKEAPEALELRAQPRPVTRLNPRMLALLAGGLAAAVLGALLWSLQPQPRRQGTAPQELYNVDRVARSEGLEQLPADYSQLPPPAAPEIPQLGPPLPGDLGGPILRAEQQVQGYDYRQAGPDPAEAERMARLKETEEAALSSVFFQTGSARKSNVASGGGAQPDPIIPGMASSGAVAATAGTPTQQERNEAFLSKSVNAQIRNSGSLQMPESPYQVMAGTVIAAALVTGIKSDLPGDVIATVTEPVYDSATGQHVLIPQGSRLLGRYNSQVSYGQSRVQVVWQRVILPDTSSFQLDNLVGSDTAGYAGLEDGVDWHWDRLVAGAAMTSLLGIGAELAAPTSRTDGDRIIIAGRDSLQDTVNQIGQEVTRRNLDIQPTLTQRPGLPLRVIVNRDLALRPYQSFSTQQRNPQ
- the trbG gene encoding P-type conjugative transfer protein TrbG; translated protein: MKTSAYRYASPLLLALLAGCASHEPPVIALDEPVQAQPLPEPPTPIEVVAVPKPLALPAQLKPLPDPQAGKPVQEPADERVRVSRANRDARVAPTREGYVNAIQVWPYSEGALYQLYTSPGRVTAINLQAGEELVTVAAGDTVRWIVGDTSSGSGEALRVSVLVKPTRVDLKTNLVITTTRRTYLIELTSTEKAWMASASWDYPKDRLLALQRRASAAQAAAPVDAGLTLEQLRFRYAISGSNPPWQPLRAFDDGRKVYIQFPAGIAQGELPPLFVVGPQGDGQLVNYRFRSPYYIVDRLFGAAELRLGADKGDVVRIERTDGVARRH
- the trbF gene encoding conjugal transfer protein TrbF, which translates into the protein MRFKRPRVRYGDSPQPTTPYQAAAQVWDRRLGSSLAQARNWRLMAFGCLGLALLMAGGLLWHAAQSTVTPYVVEVDQLGQVRAVGEAASPYQPQDAQIAHHLARFIELVRGLSIDPVVVRQNWLEAYHFTTDRGAATLNDYARTHDPFARVGKESVTVEVTSVVRASDSSFQVRWIERRFVNGAAAGLERWTALIALVLQPPRTEEKLRRNPLGIYVNGLSWSRELDTTQGAQTP
- the trbL gene encoding P-type conjugative transfer protein TrbL; the encoded protein is MNDVSVIDRFLAVFGQYIDSGFGLLGGEVAFLSLTLVAIDMTLAGLFWAMGGEDVSTRLIKKTLYVGAFAFLIGNFNALAKIIFHSFAGLGLLAAGSALSPAEFLKPGRLAAIGIDAGAPLLEQISMLSGFPEVFENLHSILVLFLAWLVVIVSFFFLAIQLFVTLVEFKLTTLAGFVLVPFALWNKTAFLAEKVLGNVVASGIKVLVLAVIVGIGSGLFAEFQTLPDEPSIDHALAVMLAALALLGLGIFGPGIATGLVSGAPQLGAGAAAGTALAATGMAAGATAVAAGVGGAVLAGARMAPAASRLAMGGAKPLAAGMTPDAAAPAATGASVTASAGPSTAPNKPPDWARRLQRKQQLNQAATTVAHSLRGGDGGGSSPGPQVRDPSNT